One window of the Maniola hyperantus unplaced genomic scaffold, iAphHyp1.2, whole genome shotgun sequence genome contains the following:
- the LOC117996034 gene encoding uncharacterized protein yields MSHVETRSKKAKKDSSEEESTQTNSTDVTGNTKSTEDSDRTASTDQTENTEETITMEKKQSRRKAGSRTSVSRRAELQASIQAQEKRLEAAKIEAELAQKRLELAQLADSSDQEEDPEQIERVNNWVSKNPTTPRENDAGIENLMKAFQQHKIEVAPRKPPTYMSDLPYFDGDPINWIPFSKHFTSTASHFMDIENIARIRRALKGQAKEAVKSLLYTSSTPDNILKELERRFGQPTYIIKGLLAELHKLPKMTEDLRGIGAFASAVFNAVDTIKQLDRTEYLYATEIADKIIDKMNTLVRFRWQEFRADRKREPTLSLLSEFLTKMSNDFDEPGPSYSRPKPENNKRPFRKAKVNVVQIESESEQSDDDYDSEFEEEMKIVLAACAIDEEKCLLCEQAHDITKCNTFLREPVKDRWETVKRLKMCFRCLKTNHRHLSCKVKQCAKEGCSRKHHELLHQERKLETNKIVSVNHIGTSRAFLKIVPVELHGPKGSTRVTALLDEGSTVTLLLEEVASQIGATGPKGSLQIEGISGHQIRTEQSSQCKLRIRGLCSRNYENLQAHTINQLNLRPQSVTKKDIEDCPHLRDIEDQLIYDGSPPTLLIGQDNWHLIVTRDLKAGDPTKPVASLTSLGWILHGLKTETPKPVLFTNHTFEKKTEDIDELIKSHFSLDSLGITPKKPTNDPEERALAILEKTTRRLPEGRFECGLLWKTDNESMPLNRRSALRRLNGIENKFKKNPEFKIDYSKQITNLLANGYAEPAATTPTSPRTWYLPHFAVIHPQKGKLRVVFDAAEKTNGKSLNDALLAGPDLLQSLFGVLLRFRQGPTAVAADIKEMFLRIIIREEDRDSLRFLWRETESEEPKEYRMKSLIFGATSSPCSAIYVKNRNAEDFKSKHPKAVNAIQRCHYMDDYLQSFATPEEALETSREVDKIHKSGGFELRGWTSNHPDAIKDLETDQPEHKHIGDHDKYGKTLGMIWQINNDALKFTLNLRNTPEDVIHGLRPPTKREVASAVMSVFDPLGLATPVLIQGKTLIQHLWRTGISWDDPIPEDMIKPWTKWVNTLECLEDLNIPRCTHSQDEGELHTFVDASENVYAAATYWRTIEQGKVVVKLIAAKAKVAPLKPTSIPRLELQAALLGCRLASSIQNEMDNSVKRRYFWSDSRTVLAWIKSDPRTFKTFVAHRLAEIEDLTKTNEWRYVPTKHNVADDATRNPPKDFNVDHRWFNGPEFLKYDSEEWPQDKSDRSLLPTGEEKVQTVATIHHNEMPILDVKRFSSWTRYLRATARFLQSVDRFKALTKKTESTAATKRITKDKSWKPHKDKTKRQNPPTNQTQNKPATPHRIKLTHDYIEKAENLIIRAIQNESFKTELKTLQENKRLNKTSRLGRLTTVIENDILHLQTRLSAAKDIAISYKKPIILDGKHPIARLIVKHYHQQYNHGNHYTVMNEIRQKFYVTSLRNTVKLIARECQWCKTHKAIPAAAPVGDLPIERLKQKQHPFTCTAVDYFGPITITIGRKTDKRWVALYTCLTTRAVHLEIATSLSTDNMMIARRGTPRVIYSDNGTNFIGADKELRYEFNKMIEKTEEKGIQWKFIPPGAPHMGGAWERLVRSVKTALTATLNTRHPKEEILHTLLLEAEHLINSRPITDLSLDPDEQESLTPNHFLIGRSSGSHRMGDFTDSELVGLTTWKTVQRLTDHFWKRWLLEYLPTITPKYNNGKGGFINPSIGDIVIIIDNSLPRGTWPKGEIVKTYPGPDGVIRIVDVRTVAGILKRSTSRLVKITQSSSANNGAPDSIFARGGDC; encoded by the coding sequence ATGAGCCACGTCGAAACAAGGAGCAAGAAGGCCAAGAAGGACTCATCCGAGGAAGAATCAACACAAACTAACAGTACGGACGTTACTGGCAACACAAAAAGCACGGAAGACTCCGACCGAACCGCCAGTACCGACCAAACGGAAAACACAGAAGAAACTATAACGATGGAAAAGAAACAATCTAGAAGAAAAGCTGGTTCACGCACCTCTGTAAGCAGACGCGCCGAACTACAAGCTAGCATACAAGCCCAGGAAAAAAGACTAGAGGCAGCAAAAATCGAGGCCGAGCTAGCCCAAAAAAGACTAGAGCTAGCACAACTAGCAGACAGCTCTGACCAAGAGGAAGACCCAGAACAGATCGAGAGAGTAAACAATTGGGTCAGCAAAAACCCAACGACCCCTCGCGAGAACGATGCTGGAATAGAAAACCTAATGAAAGCCTTCCAACAACACAAAATAGAAGTCGCACCTAGAAAACCACCAACCTACATGAGCGACCTTCCATACTTCGACGGGGATCCCATCAACTGGATCCCATTTAGCAAACATTTCACCAGCACAGCATCACACTTCATGGACATAGAGAATATAGCTAGAATAAGAAGAGCCCTCAAAGGACAAGCCAAAGAAGCAGTGAAGTCACTCTTATATACGAGTTCAACACCAGACAACATTCTGAAGGAACTGGAAAGACGATTCGGACAACCAACATACATCATAAAGGGACTACTAGCTGAACTACACAAGCTACCTAAAATGACGGAAGACCTGAGAGGTATAGGAGCCTTCGCCAGCGCAGTATTTAATGCAGTGGACACCATCAAACAACTAGACCGAACAGAATATCTATATGCCACCGAAATAGCCGACAAAATCATCGACAAGATGAATACGCTAGTCAGATTCAGATGGCAGGAGTTTAGAGCAGACAGAAAGAGAGAGCCTACCCTCAGCCTGCTCTCCGAATTCTTAACCAAAATGTCGAACGACTTCGACGAACCTGGCCCAAGCTATTCAAGACCAAAACCAGAAAACAACAAACGCCCATTCCGAAAGGCGAAAGTCAACGTCGTCCAAATAGAAAGTGAGTCAGAGCAGTCGGACGACGATTACGACAGCGAATTCGAAGAAGAAATGAAGATAGTGCTAGCCGCCTGCGCAATCGACGAAGAAAAGTGCCTCTTGTGCGAACAGGCACACGACATAACAAAATGTAACACCTTTCTGAGAGAACCCGTGAAAGATAGATGGGAGACGGTGAAACgattaaaaatgtgttttagatgCTTAAAAACAAACCACAGGCATCTATCATGCAAAGTGAAACAATGCGCAAAAGAAGGTTGCAGCCGGAAACACCACGAGCTTCTTCACCAGGAAAGAAAActggaaacaaataaaattgtatcAGTGAACCACATAGGCACATCACGAGCCTTTCTCAAAATCGTACCAGTAGAGCTGCACGGACCTAAAGGGTCGACGCGAGTGACAGCCCTACTCGACGAAGGGTCCACAGTCACCCTACTATTAGAAGAAGTCGCCTCACAAATAGGAGCCACAGGCCCCAAAGGAAGCCTACAAATCGAAGGCATCAGTGGCCACCAGATAAGGACCGAACAATCTTCACAATGTAAATTAAGAATAAGAGGCTTGTGCTCAAGGAATTACGAAAACCTGCAAGCCCACACCATTAACCAGCTGAATCTGAGACCTCAATCTGTAACGAAAAAAGACATCGAAGACTGCCCTCACCTCAGAGATATAGAAGACCAACTCATATACGACGGCTCGCCACCCACGCTACTAATCGGCCAAGACAACTGGCACCTAATAGTAACACGGGACCTCAAGGCAGGCGATCCAACGAAACCAGTGGCGTCGCTAACCAGCCTGGGTTGGATCCTACACGGGCTCAAGACGGAAACGCCCAAACCAGTGCTTTTCACAAATCAcacctttgaaaaaaaaactgaggATATAGACGAACTAATCAAATCTCACTTCAGTCTGGACTCGTTAGGAATAACacccaaaaaaccaacaaacgatcCCGAAGAACGAGCACTAGCAATACTTGAAAAAACAACTCGAAGATTGCCCGAAGGCAGATTTGAATGTGGACTGTTGTGGAAAACAGACAACGAATCCATGCCATTGAACCGCCGAAGCGCACTGCGCCGACTAAACGGCATAGAAAACAAGTTTAAAAAGAACCCAGAATTCAAAATAGACTACAGCAAACAGATTACAAACCTTTTGGCAAACGGATACGCAGAACCAGCTGCCACAACACCAACATCACCGCGAACCTGGTACCTACCCCATTTCGCTGTAATACACCCGCAAAAGGGAAAATTAAGGGTTGTATTTGATGCCGCCGAAAAGACAAACGGAAAGAGCCTAAACGACGCCCTACTGGCCGGACCCGACCTACTTCAATCCCTGTTCGGAGTCTTATTAAGGTTCAGGCAAGGACCCACGGCTGTAGCAGCCGATATAAAGGAAATGTTCCTGCGAATAATAATTCGCGAAGAAGACAGAGACAGCCTACGCTTTCTTTGGCGAGAGACCGAAAGCGAGGAACCAAAAGAGTACCGAATGAAATCCCTGATATTCGGAGCAACATCGTCGCCCTGCTCAGCGATCTACGTAAAAAACCGGAACGCAGAAGACTTTAAATCAAAACATCCAAAAGCAGTGAACGCAATACAAAGGTGTCATTACATGGATGACTATCTACAAAGCTTCGCAACCCCCGAAGAAGCCTTGGAAACGAGCCGCGAAGTGGACAAAATTCACAAAAGCGGTGGATTTGAGCTGAGAGGTTGGACATCGAACCACCCAGACGCAATCAAAGACCTAGAGACTGACCAACCAGAGCACAAACATATTGGCGATCAtgacaaatacggaaaaactctaGGAATGATATGGCAAATAAACAACGACGCCTTGAAATTCACCCTAAATCTCCGCAACACGCCGGAAGATGTGATACACGGTTTACGGCCGCCTACGAAGCGAGAAGTAGCAAGCGCCGTCATGTCGGTATTCGATCCTTTGGGCCTAGCCACTCCGGTCCTCATCCAAGGAAAAACGCTTATACAACACCTATGGCGCACGGGTATAAGCTGGGACGACCCCATACCCGAAGACATGATAAAACCGTGGACAAAATGGGTAAACACCCTAGAATGCTTAGAAGACCTGAACATACCACGATGCACACATTCCCAAGACGAGGGGGAGCTACACACTTTCGTAGACGCCAGCGAAAATGTTTACGCAGCTGCAACATACTGGAGAACGATCGAACAGGGCAAAGTCGTCGTCAAACTCATAGCGGCGAAAGCAAAAGTCGCCCCGCTCAAGCCAACTTCGATACCGCGACTAGAACTCCAAGCCGCACTGCTGGGCTGCCGCCTAGCCTCGAGCATTCAAAACGAAATGGATAACTCCGTCAAAAGGAGATATTTCTGGTCAGACTCACGTACGGTGCTAGCATGGATCAAATCTGACCCACGCACTTTCAAAACGTTCGTCGCGCACCGACTAGCCGAAATAGAAGATCTCACTAAAACCAACGAATGGAGATATGTACCTACGAAACATAACGTAGCCGACGATGCCACCAGAAACCCACCTAAAGACTTCAATGTCGATCACAGATGGTTCAACGGACCCGAATTCCTGAAATACGATTCCGAAGAATGGCCACAAGATAAAAGCGACCGTTCCTTATTACCTACGGGCGAAGAAAAAGTACAAACAGTCGCAACAATACATCACAACGAAATGCCGATACTTGATGTAAAAAGGTTTTCATCATGGACACGATACCTACGAGCCACAGCCCGCTTCTTGCAAAGCGTCGACCGCTTTAAAGCACTTACCAAGAAAACCGAGAGCACCGCCGCTACGAAGCGCATCACGAAAGACAAAAGCTGGAAACCTCATAAAGATAAGACGAAGCGACAAAATCCACcgaccaatcaaactcaaaacAAACCGGCAACCCCGCATAGAATAAAGCTAACACACGATTACATCGAAAAGGCCGAGAACCTGATAATCCGAGCCATCCAAAACGAAAGTTTCAAGACTGAACTCAAAACTCTGCAAGAAAATAAACGCCTCAATAAAACATCACGCCTTGGAAGACTCACCACCGTCATAGAAAATGACATACTGCATCTGCAAACTCGTCTTTCTGCTGCTAAAGACATAGCGATCTCCTACAAAAAACCTATTATACTCGACGGGAAACACCCAATCGCTCGACTAATAGTGAAACACTACCACCAGCAGTACAACCATGGCAACCACTACACCGTGATGAACGAGATACGCCAAAAATTCTACGTGACATCTTTGCGAAACACTGTGAAATTAATAGCAAGAGAATGCCAATGGTGTAAAACTCACAAAGCTATCCCTGCTGCAGCACCAGTTGGAGACTTACCAATAGAACGACTGAAACAGAAACAGCATCCGTTCACGTGTACAGCTGTAGACTATTTCGGTCCGATAACCATTACTATCGGAAGAAAGACCGATAAACGATGGGTGGCACTATATACATGCCTAACGACGCGCGCCGTGCACCTGGAAATCGCaacatcattgtcaaccgacaACATGATGATAGCACGCCGAGGGACGCCAAGAGTCATATACAGTGATAACGGAACCAACTTCATTGGAGCCGATAAAGAACTTAGATACGAATTcaacaaaatgatagaaaaaacAGAAGAAAAAGGAATTCAATGGAAATTCATACCTCCTGGAGCCCCCCACATGGGCGGAGCATGGGAAAGACTAGTGCGATCAGTAAAGACTGCATTAACTGCAACTCTGAATACTCGACACCCAAAAGAAGAAATACTGCATACGCTGTTGTTGGAAGCAGAACATCTCATAAACTCGAGACCAATAACAGACCTCTCGCTAGATCCAGATGAGCAAGAAAGCTTGACCCCCAACCACTTCCTTATCGGGCGATCAAGCGGCTCTCATCGCATGGGCGATTTTACCGACAGCGAACTTGTTGGGCTGACTACCTGGAAGACAGTACAAAGGCTTACCGACCACTTTTGGAAACGCTGGCTTCTAGAATATCTACCTACCATAACTCCAAAATATAACAATGGCAAAGGTGGATTCATCAACCCATCCATTGGAGACATTGTCATCATCATAGACAATTCTCTTCCACGTGGTACTTGGCCAAAAGGCGAGATCGTGAAGACTTATCCCGGTCCGGACGGAGTAATCCGAATAGTAGACGTCCGTACTGTTGCCGGAATACTGAAGAGATCAACTTCCCGCCTGGTGAAAATCACACAATCTTCTTCCGCAAATAATGGTGCTCCAGATTCCATCTTCGCACGAGGGGGAGACTGTTGA